The Megalobrama amblycephala isolate DHTTF-2021 unplaced genomic scaffold, ASM1881202v1 scaffold564, whole genome shotgun sequence region taaatctgcAAGAAATGTTATGAGTTTGGCGTGTGGTAGGAAAAAAGTTTGCACAATAAGCCACTACGCAAATGTGTGTCTAAgtagaccagctaaaatatattgttcgaccaaaaacatcttatcaattatttaagtaataaagacatgtaaaaaagtaataaataaatttaattaaaacagaaagacgtatattgcttcagccttattAAAACATGGTTTCGtttccattccacacccgacgttcatggttttcttcctatttattaaatataggcaatcggttgatgaaacattgattgaaattaagatacaatttctacaaaacgaaagtcactttaaagaaagacttactataaaacaaaacttaatgaagtggtcaaacttatgTCTAACCCGCTGCATTTGTCTCCtgacattgcgcatccgtcatgctattcccTTTTCATAATGAACATAGGTggaatttattcatttaaaaataataggcAATAGCccaacatttaaatataaatatgaaaaatctTAATCTaaattgattacatttttatccctctggtcgacgaaagcgccggcgcgttctgatggattttttcctcatgacagctgaaacaaaaacaggccttccgtcatttttggcgatagcctacagattgATGCAAGACTAcgaatggtctacttttatttgtgtacgctcacaataacaacaaaaccttgtaggctacttttgaaaaataaaataaaataaaaaaacagggtGAGCTTTCAGCTGGCTCTCTGCGAGaatctgaaacgtctcaaaaatgaacttaaactcagcgaataattgtacctaaaaagaaagaaatatctcaattcgataAGATATAGGTcagtgttaaataagaggcgatctatccgctggaatgtgttgtttctaaaatcatggccagtgctcgttgctgctgttatcagttctcttggcgctcgtgctCACGCACAGTTTTCACACAGACAATCGAGCGTTTCGGTCTGGTAAAATCACAAAACAATGCACACAACGTGTCCTTGCTCTTgatgtacaatcactgatgaacacctttggttttaatgagtaaattagccaaaatatttattcctgcctgtattttagtctgcgatatcaaaatcactaaacattACATAGCATATATAATagccaaaaaatattaataataataataatcaagaacaattaaaaaaatcaagaacaatAGCAGTTAATAAGAATTATTGCTCTTAATGCGGTCTTAATGCTGGACCGTTCTCATTTCGCTCCGCATATGGAACTTGAAGGATTTTTTTGCTAAGAGCAAACcagaatgaaaatattacatttataatccgtgtgtgtgtgctcctaatatatatatatatatatatatatatatatgcctaatGACAGTTTAATAACAATAGCATGCAGTAAGACTTTGTGTAAAGGTTTTAATTTTTGATGCATAGAGCCTAAGACTATCCCACGTTTTGAAATTAACTCTCACTTTAAATTTTCTAATGGTTTTTAAGGATGTTAAAaggttatattataatgttattgttgttttacttcgTCCTTTCATCTCCGTTTACAAAccgacattttattattacagtcactttccaatccgtccctttgcgccacctggcggtagttttttacacgcgactgaatttcagttaacgcaacgcccccccccccccccccccccccccccctccctttACAGCTTTACAGCAATAATATGTTTGTAATCATTTTGAAAAACCATAACATAAATAACGTAATGTTATATTCATTACGCTTATATATTGACAGTTGCTGGAGTAGTTTAGTACAcgtaaacatgacacaaagaTTTGAAAACTTACTGTCGACACCAACAGCCGACGAAACTGCTTCCCATGCCTTTTCCTTCGCATTCAAATCTTTGTACAATACATTCTGCGGGTCATACAGAATTTTATGTTTCTCCACCTCAACGATGAGACGAGTGTCATCCATGTCACCTTGTTTTTGAATAGGTTGGTTTAGGTCCGCCTGTCACGTCATTGCCTGCTGGGATGCGAGTTTCCTCCAACGATGGGGAAAAACATATCTGATCGCATTATGCAAGTAAacactgttcatttttttaaaataaaataattgttttgaaatgatACAACTGAACTGTGAAATTGAAATGTTTCCTTTTGGCATGAATATAGCTTGTTGCTGGCATGGcgttaaatcataaaaaaaaaaaaaaatctttatgtaATGTACTAAATGTACAAAGTAGTTTAAATGTGcatactttcttttttttttttcttttttttttacaatttcaggTCAATCCATGTTCATTTTGCCCACACACAATCTGCCCACACACGCACTtgcagcacagcaaaaatagactcggTACGTAAACGATCGCTGCACTGCTGCAGACGCACCGCTCCTGGAACGCAATGACGGACCGCAACCGCGTGCAGTGTGAATGCTCTAATCCGTTAACATGGGTGCGTAAAAAAAATACGCAACGCATACGCACTGCAGACggattatgtgtgaaacaggcgtcAGTcagcagtctctctctctcgcacactcctgcttctcctggtgttttatccacgccaattactgtaATAAGAGACAGGTGTTCGTTATTTGCGCTTAACCCGCTCACTCACCATGCGTCTCCCGgctctctctcccgctgcagacctcgctgaaccacgcccccctcacCCACAACAGTATAAGAAGTAAAATAGgcaataaacacaagcaaaaacAGTTCAGTGAAATGTACAAAAGCAGCACTCTAGTTAGTATAGGGTTTAATTTCAATGCAAATATAAATTTATGAAACTTAATATAACCCTTAAGACAAATCCATTAGCTCTGGAATAAGTAATAGATCAACAAAaccaaagattgcctgtttGATATACCAAAACGAATTATACCTCATATTTAaactatctacataagagccagcggcaaattccTGAAGCACTggctgagatgaagctgttctttGCGGGTACATGAGAGTTGAATGgtcactgacagcctggagctcacatctccgaaagcatctaaacaaattttcaaataggcgctctatgtttacatataaataacACATATTAGGTATAAATAACTATATTCTCACCTAAAAAACTCTTTAAACTACATTCCGTTACAAAATAACAGTagtatttatacaattttggtCGGTTTGCTCGTCCGCCATGACACTCACTGTGAGAATGCTGACAGCAGAATGATTCAAATGGTGAAATGGTTCCAGTGGTGATACTGGTAAAATATCGGATGGCTGGAAAGACCTCTGTGCCAATCAAAtttgagaaccagaaagaactgttttaTATACCAATAAAAGTGATAGTACAAACTAGGGGTGTCCTCGACTACGGATTTACATAGTCGAATCCGATTCGAATCAGATTGCCTACATTCGACTGATAGTCGAATCATATATGTTGGGGTTGGGGGGGGGGATTTGAGCTTGAAAAACAGCAGTCCACTGGAGAGTGTGCACGGATTTTGAAAGGGCCGCGCGCTGAACTGTGCACGAGATGGAGCGGGACACGGAAAATGAAGTAGGCCTAAGGCCTATAGCCTACCCGTGGGCGCggcttaagacaacttttattttctttcacacacagcacagagaaacgtctttctaataaaccgaccaaactgcctgtcaagtgatagacgaaactgacaatgatttgatcttttttaaacaaatgaaaggcaatgtggataaacattcacagccacgatgtacagaacaccacacaaagatatagaagaaaacgaataaaaacattttggatcaataaaccttaaaatatatataaaataactgcagaaaggccacactgcagatatacatttcatatgtcggcaaatcaaattacatcggcTAAACTGTCTGTGCAAGCAAGCTTTAACTCTACAGCGCaacattgatgcaccaaaaaatgtaattcatttaataaaaaaatatataattttttttatttatttatttttttatcaaacattaatttacagaattgaattagaacagaaatatgatcgagtcaaactgcaaaatgcctgaagtgcaggggaacatatgctattcaaaacacaagccacaaataattaaattagataacccagagtgatcaataaataaattaaaattaaagaaattattaaaataacgaaagtatatatagccagaattgtcaactttgtctttttaactgcagagacaataaacgctgaactggagtggcagtctttttagctaaacattcaaaaatcaaattacatccgtctaaaatagtttgaaatcatttgtagctaccctacctgattgagagagaaaaatccagtctttcacgcgatctgccggtgtccgtttgagtcttttcaaatagcgcgctatagtcagctcgttggccggcagaagcgcgccgcagtgtttgtcgttgttgagttctaggacatgagctgttggcacaacttgcatcatacgttttttggatcatcttttaccatttcaaagtgcatccaattgtacactttatcccagacattgttaaagatttaatccctgccgtAAAGATGCTCCTCTGCCGGTCACAGATCATGGATGTGAAACTTAACAGGggtggttggatttattcacgcacattaaaaatatttattaaaagcttctttcttttcacatttttatttatagtattaacataataggctgtatattaacctattgggaaagaaccagtatgtctatgtaaaatcagatattgagcaCCCCCATATCTCttctcataacacctctgcgacgattcgactgtgagattggtagtcgaatgaggctcctcctatcgaagattcgaatcgtcgactattcagggtcacccctagTACAAACGATAGTTTCTTTAATTTGATACAACAAAGGAATACTAACATGGTAACTTCTGACCAAAAAGAGGGGCAATTATAATAGATGTATGAATTTCTGATGCTCAGGAGCAGAACAGCATATTTGAAACCAGGGGTTGTCAGCTCTGGTCCTCAAAGTCCTCTTTCCTTCAGAGTTTAGCTCCCACCCTAATCAGTTGAGAACCCCTTTTATATATAGTTAATTTACATATACATTTTGTGAAATGTGAATCGCTATTATTTGATGGTGGAAATTTTTTTACATCATTTGTGGTTCAGATGCAGGTCGGGAATCAGGCTAGAGCCGACTGCGGGTCAAACATCCAaggttatttttatatttaatttacatttacttttCTGCATTTTAAATGTCAGCTGTTACTAGCTGCTAAGGTGACTATATGATGAGATATGTTACCTGTGAATCAttcatcctttttttttaagtttatttttggttaatttatttataatttgttattataaataaaactgcccgacggtcggccgtcgggcagtttttcttcgtcggccgactaagtttcctcagtgtgttccacaccgtcagttgaagttggtcctcgtcagctttttttcggccgatttcACATGTAGAATCGGCGTCAGGCCGTCGGCGAGAGACAGAACTCTGTTTGGCTGTGTAGTATAGCAAACCAGTCAGTTCACGAGAATATAAGCAACAGTTATGAAAGCAAGCAAATAAGTCATGACGCCACAGACAGAAGGTTGTTCCAATTTTACGTCATCTTACCTAAGCACTCGAATGCAcgaatattttcataataacatgAGCAGAGTGGAATAAAGAACATGATCAGCATGATTGATATTCAAAACGGTAAGCAAGCCCTGCTTTATTTATGGTTTGTATACATGCAGTCATAGTTTCGCTTTCCGTTTTTGAATGACGAATATAGACAAATATATCTGCTTAAATAGACAGATATCTCATTTATACACAGGCGCAGAACGCGTGTGCTAGTTGACAGACGGCTGAAGTTCTTTCGGTGTGTTCAAgcacatatttttttcccagacgtagccgacgtgagccaaccccgcagtctgctttcgtcgccactagttcgtcggcgttggcttggtgtgttctggccttaacaGCACAACTGTCACTATCTAGACCATTAAACATGCAATGCGAGTGGACGTCTGTTTCACAGCTGacgcgcaacaaaatgcttcttgaaaaataaagcacagatgatgaacgaagcacaaaaaatgaacgtacagtacTCAAGAGTAACtacaaacaagagtttgttgttaatcgccaacagcacagcagctccagacaatcaaaacccagtgttacttaCATGTGAAGCGGGATCAAAGCAGTCTCCTCATCTGATTTCAGGCCTTCCCTCTTACctctctccagtgctggaaagcttttctaatataaacgtGGGTTCTAAAGAgtttgcccagtcataaaccttcattccagtgatattcttctGAGCTCATCTGTATTGTGTCTAATCTCTCATTCTGCAggggttttttttcttcatttttcaaatctctctcttctctctccttGACCATCATaggccccctaatgctgattgatAACACGTTGGTTGTTGGTGTCGGCCCGACTAACTTTCAAAAAGTGTTGTTGAAATTCTACTGACTCCACCTTTTAGACTTTGAATAAAAACACCACAAAGAAGACTTCTGACCAAAttgtaagtaatttaaaatgcttatttatGCCAGACTCGACTTAGTTTACCTAACATgagaataataaacaataaatttaAAGGTTAAGATCAAAGTTCACACCACGAAACAACAGCTCACATTATGATCCCATAAAACAAGTTATTGTAAATTTTATCAGAAGCGCATAAATCCAGTTTCCCAGAATCTAGGGCATTCTTGTACGGGAAAACTTGTAAATCaggttaataattacatttcatgtttttatacataatttattaACTTTTATCCAGTGTTGTGTCAAATAATTATAGTGATTTTTACACATAGTgtattttgtatattattaaCAGCAAGGAAAGAATGAAATTGATTTGGTtctcaaattactttttttgtatttgttaatcCATGCATTTATTCAGTTCTACTTCTGTTGATACAGGATGTTGttgcaatttaaatgttaaataacatttaaaggaATTTTGTGGATACAACCAGTTAAACTTTGCTGACAAGGGTTTCATTAGTATAGACACAATGCTTCAACATTATATATGTAAAAATCACatactaattttttttctgtgtaaattGACATCCAGTTGTTCCTTTTTCATTACATAAAGTTGGTAAACCTGGTAACGTTTGTAAGATATTCACATGGATAACAGAGAGTGGAGTGACCATCTATATCAGAGGTCAAAAAAACATCAGAGATCAggggccggttgcataaaccacttagactagtcttaaaagttgagacactaatgtttttcttgaagagTGGTCCTAATTTTTTAAGTccgttacataaaaaggtagattggtgccatttgaattggaaaaataacattgattaccccttggttaactgcaagttggtcaaactagttcttaagacagtCTTAATCATAGGTGTGATTGGCAAAGGACAAAAAAGCAGGAAACGATACGGTGCACTTACCATGACGCGGCGATTGTACTTTATTGTActtgttttatgtttaaattaatttataaattaaataattaaaaagggAAGAAAAATAGAAATACACATCTAAATTAAAtgattgaacaaaaaaaaatcaataaaggAGTAATATGGGAAATATGCTTCAAAGACTGGGCAAAATAGAGATGAATTCCAAAAAATCTGTCAATGACTTGCTGCTGACGTGCACGAAAACTAGCCATTTATTGGGCATTTCTTGTCCTCccagatgttttgtttttccttatTTCTATGGTGTCCTTTACATCTATAAAAAATAACATCTTTATTTCCCTCTATATTTTCGAAAGGTATCTTTTCTTGTGTTTTTGTTCAGCCATTTTGTCAGTGCCTCCGGCTCTAGGTATGTGCTTTATTATAGAGTTCTATGATTGCTAATCCACAACAGATGACGATTATTAGGTTGAACGTTCAGAATACGATTCCATAGGTTATATTTCAGCAcgaatttcacgaatggacagCGACTCTTAAGTAGCACGTAGAACGCGTTCATGTCAAGTAAATTTTTTTGGGAAAAGCGCGTGGAATTGTGGCGAGCGTTTGTAACCTTGCACGTAGAGAGCGCTCTTCAGAGCTAAGATACATCGTTATCGGGAAACTCAACCCAGATCAGATTTAAGCATTCACTAAAGTGAATCGGTTCAAAGGAGTCATTAGTTCGCAAATCGAATGTGTCATTAGTGGACAGATATGCTCATATGCTCCGCACATATAACGTTACtcccaaatatatttttaggtcGCACAGATTAAATTTTTAGGAGCATATGCGACAAAAATGTTGGCAATTTCGAGCCTTGTAGAAGCTGCTAAGCTTTCTAGCTAGAAGTAAGCAATAACCAACATGCCGTTACTTTGCTAAATTAGCCCAGAATCgtttaacattaatgttatggAATCATGATAAAAATGATCAATAGATTGGTTAAATTTTACTAGACCTGGatataaaaatgaaagacaATATTGGATTTGCTTACCTGAATCATCCGTGTTCACTGTCTTCATCAGTCAACTGAAGCTGTTCATGTGAGTAGATGGTTGGGCGGGGTTGGCTGTGTGCGCATTCATAACGGTGCTCGTACACTTTGAACTTCAATCGTGACAAATGATTGGACTACTTGCGGAGTGACATGACAACATGAATCAGAGGCACAAAAAACGTTGACAGCGGTGAGCGGTCATTATGTTTACCAATACTCGACCCATCGCAACTGCTGCAACCCCGATTATGAGCTCATCTTGCTCTGTGCATCACTAAATGTCCCAGTGTGAATCTGCTTGTGGTTATTGCCACCCTGTGTCCATTTTATGAAATACATGTCATTATGTGCTTTTTCTGTGATCTCTCATTAGTATTCAATTATATAaatcagaataaaataaaatattattgcaataaaaGGAAAGGAAACAAAAAGTAATAGCTAATCTCAAGTAGATTAGCTCAGTAGATGTTTAACAATTAACttgaattactttttttatctgAAGCAATATAAATCAAGTACAAAAGACAGTAAATCAGAACACTATAAAAGGAACATGAGAGGCTGTGAGGATGACAGAGCAAGAGCTGGAAACAAACATCAGTGAAGAATGAAAGCTTTAGTAtgtatactgctgctgttggaaacctttgtgtttgtcgtccagcagcaggtagatggaggactcagtgagaatgagatcagtcaacagatcAGCTCTGAGGACGGAAGACAGAATCCACCTCAAACAGACACTTTGAGAGCTGAAGCTTCAACTGACAGCCAACAATACTGTGATCTGGGCATCCCTGACATCCATGCAGCActgagagaactgaccgccaccgttacagagcagaaagaaaacatcagagcTTTAGAGACGCAACTGAGAGAACAACAGATATTTATCCTAGATGAGctgaacaagaaaaatgaaggTACTTCGCAAAAACATTTACTCTTTTATCAATGATCCTCAAAGTAAAACACCAATGTAATACATTGTATAGTGTAAATGTTAGTGTAAAGTTGAGTGTATACTGTGTAAATTGTGTTATCTATTACAATAATCagtgtaaatgtcatttaacacaatctttattccttcacagaaatttcAAATCTTACTCTGGGTCAAGTGGAGTTGAGAAAGGAAAATAGAGGTGAAAGTGTGCTTGAATGATGTTAAATTCAGTCTATTCATTCTCagtgtaatacagtaatatatcacaatattgcttatgtttttcaacaacagacagagaaatagcTTTTTCAGCTTCACTGCTGGAATCTGGTGGCCATGGATATATTGGTCCTTTTACCACTGACATCACATTAACGTACAGGAACGTCTTCTCAAACATAGGGAACGCCTACAACCCAATTACAGgtaattatcaatgaaatgGAGTCATAAAACTCATTTTATAGTAATGAAAACCTTCTGCTCCATTCAGACCTCTCTGCAGTTGTGTAATGTGTGTAAGAGAATTAAACGATCTGCCATCTTTCAAAACTATTACAGTGTGTTTGGTAATTGAGAAATCCTACAGGAAACAGCTGATTCTGTGtctcttgttatttgatttaggtattttcacagccccactgaaaggagcgtaCATGTTCAGAGTCTCTATAGTTGGTTATGGCCCAACTTCAGCAACTGCAGCCATTTATAAGAATGGAGAGAAGGTGGTTATGGCACATAATAATCAGCCTCAGAATTCATTACACTCCTCAAATGGAGttgtgttgatcctggaggttgGAGATGTTGTCTATGTGAGATTGTGGGCTGGCACAAGGATATATGATAATAACAATAACCACAACACTTTCAGTGGTTTCCTACTGTTTCCATTAAAATAACAGGAGCTTTGAAGGATGTGATTCTAATAATTCTGAACCTTCAGTGTATGATTTAAGATGAAAATCATGAAGAATCATTAACATATGAACCTGTATAAATAAAGACTAATGTGTGTttgaaaattataataaattactgTAGTCTGAGCTGTTTATACATGTAACTTTGTATAAAGACTTTCAGCACTAAAACAGAAAGGACCCATAAATATCACTTGACTGAAAAGTGATCTGTTAAAGTAGTAAACATAGAATGtttaacaatacatttttaaaggattagttcacttttaaatgaaaattgccCCAAAATGTACTTACCCtgaagccatcctaggtgtatatgactttattccttctgatgaacacaatcggatatatattaataaatatcctgatgcatccaagctttataatggcagtgaacagggttcacgagtatgagctgaagaaagtgcatgcATCCATCCTAAGcaaaatgtactccacacggcttaCGAAGAAATTGTAAAACTTGCGCAGTTCAAATcacttacgctacgtcctacgccttccctattcaacttacggaaaattATGCCAGTTCCAtggcattttcttttcctcaAATTTTCATGAATATTTCCCCAACAATACTTGTGTCATGATGCCAGTCTGTGTTCCCCTGATTTTGTGTGGACTTGTTATTTCTGTTCTGCACCATGTTTTGTAGTCTTTCTTTTGTAGTTCTTTCTTGTTGATTAGTTCTGGGATCATTCCCAGGTATGTCTTGTTTGCCTATTTCCCCTCTAGTATTTAAACCCCAGTGTTTCTTGTTGAGTCTTGTCCTACATGACAGCACTAATGATATATTTTTCAATCAAATTTTgcaattaaaataactttttatttcagaaattTGCAAAACAATtgtgatgttttatttataattaagacAGCACATTTACCAGTTTATGTGTTGACATGTTTGATGACAATAGTCCTACATGACACAAAGGACaaacaaaatgcataaatcttgtttaattttgtctCTTACCAAATTctgatatattttaacatttaaaacaacatatgGACTTTTTCTTCAGGCGTGGAAAAGTGGTTGTTGAGTGTGATGAATGGGCAATATGACCCAAATCTATAGGCTAAGCAAACCACAGCAAAACAAATAGGTTCTGTTGTTACTTAACACTAtgcatttctgttttctgtacaAAATTGTACCATGATATGCAACTGCAATCATTTCTATCTCCGGACTGGGGAAATTTCTACTGTCCACTGATTAATTGATTATATGAAATGACTGTTTATGATTAAGTGAATCAAATGTCTGTTACTGCTTTTGTAAAGCATCCTTCAGCTTGGGAAAGGCGCTTTATACAtgaaacatattattattaaatacttgCCTATTAGTAAAATTTATCaattaagtaataaagtaaacagtcagtaataaaattagAACAAATAAAGTGACAAtagcataaataaatacaacataaatatACAGACAGAATGTACCGGTTACGAACCATTAATAACCAAgtaagttccctttcgatacttcgcTCATACTGTGTATGGGGAATGAATACAGTAACGACGTGCCATGGGAGGGAATGGCTGAACCTAGGGCCTAGGGATAAGTAGGAAGGCAAAGCTGAACCGATGGGCTACGTAGAGGCCATCAAATCACCCTGAAAGGACCTGGGCGTGTAACGCCGGGACATCCAGGTTATAGAACCTGTCAAacgtggacggcgaggaccagacAGCCACcacacagatgtctttaatggaGACACCACTAGATTATCTCATcgactgttcagcaggcagcccAATGCATGGCTAGGAAATGCAGAATCtagttccctgttctcagggaaccatgattacatacataacctgagacgttccctttcgaaagggaactcaattcTGCGTTCGAAAACGCTATGGGAAACGATATACCCATGCCGCCGTGCTTGAGGGGAGTGCATGCCACAAATGGCTAGACAAA contains the following coding sequences:
- the LOC125262040 gene encoding uncharacterized protein LOC125262040 isoform X1 gives rise to the protein MKALVCILLLLETFVFVVQQQVDGGLSENEISQQISSEDGRQNPPQTDTLRAEASTDSQQYCDLGIPDIHAALRELTATVTEQKENIRALETQLREQQIFILDELNKKNEEISNLTLGQVELRKENRDREIAFSASLLESGGHGYIGPFTTDITLTYRNVFSNIGNAYNPITGIFTAPLKGAYMFRVSIVGYGPTSATAAIYKNGEKVVMAHNNQPQNSLHSSNGVVLILEVGDVVYVRLWAGTRIYDNNNNHNTFSGFLLFPLK